From the genome of Geobacter sp. SVR, one region includes:
- a CDS encoding XrtA system polysaccharide chain length determinant — protein MESDFDYKKYLQLIVKRRYLFVVLALLIMTGTVIASYMKPAVYEAKSTVFIERSVIGDLVKGIAVTASFEDKIRVLEYAIKSRSLLLKVFDDLDLNVNKQNDSQLEEMVKAFQAKTDIRLKDKEGLFTIAFSHENPRLARDYVNALIRRYIEENSSSTREDSYGATRFLGEQIAAMKEKLARSDAATSSYRQEKGSLLAQSEEMISTEIGNAQQRIEEYALRRRQLESLLGLAVKNGPQQIRLAELKKRQQELSLVYTDNHPEIIAIGNEIASLQEQIKSGQGVSHGAAVSSPEQDRITLELKSLRESEQNQRRLIASKLALLKSIPAAKAGLEELERERASQKTLYEQLVARYGQSEVSKQMEVQDKTTTFRVVDPAVVPAKPTGPQRVRMILLGILGGLAGSFAILLLLDHLDVSVRHIDSLRSLGVQVLAVVPKIENPSEALAVRRRDWWFFSLAGIYFLLILATIPIEYMRENSYDILSGAGIRQNLANLRDMTFR, from the coding sequence ATGGAATCGGATTTCGATTACAAAAAATATCTGCAGCTGATCGTCAAGAGGAGGTACCTGTTTGTCGTTCTGGCCCTCCTGATCATGACCGGCACCGTTATCGCCAGCTACATGAAGCCGGCCGTGTACGAGGCCAAAAGCACCGTATTCATCGAGAGGAGCGTTATCGGCGATCTGGTGAAGGGCATTGCGGTCACCGCTTCTTTCGAGGACAAGATCCGGGTGCTGGAATATGCCATTAAAAGCAGGAGCCTCCTGCTCAAGGTCTTCGACGACCTCGACCTCAACGTGAACAAGCAGAACGATTCTCAGCTGGAAGAGATGGTCAAGGCCTTCCAGGCCAAGACCGATATCAGGCTGAAAGACAAGGAAGGACTCTTCACCATCGCTTTTTCACACGAAAACCCGCGCCTGGCCCGTGACTACGTCAATGCGCTGATTCGCCGCTACATCGAGGAGAACAGCTCTTCCACGCGGGAAGATTCCTACGGGGCCACCAGATTCCTGGGAGAGCAGATCGCGGCGATGAAGGAAAAGCTGGCACGATCGGATGCAGCCACGAGCAGCTACAGACAGGAAAAGGGAAGTCTGCTGGCGCAGAGCGAGGAGATGATATCGACCGAGATTGGCAATGCCCAGCAGAGGATCGAAGAGTACGCCCTGCGCCGGCGTCAGCTCGAAAGCCTGCTGGGGCTGGCCGTGAAGAACGGCCCGCAGCAGATAAGGCTGGCGGAGCTGAAGAAGCGGCAGCAGGAACTGAGCCTGGTCTACACCGATAACCATCCCGAAATCATAGCCATAGGCAACGAAATAGCTTCCCTCCAGGAACAGATAAAATCCGGACAGGGCGTAAGCCACGGGGCTGCCGTTTCTTCGCCGGAACAGGATAGGATCACTCTGGAACTGAAATCCCTGCGCGAAAGCGAACAGAACCAGCGGCGGCTGATAGCGTCCAAACTGGCTCTGCTGAAGAGCATTCCGGCTGCCAAGGCCGGTCTGGAGGAGCTGGAGCGGGAGCGGGCCAGCCAGAAGACCCTGTATGAGCAGCTTGTGGCGCGCTACGGGCAGTCCGAGGTTTCCAAGCAGATGGAGGTGCAGGACAAGACCACCACCTTCAGGGTGGTCGATCCGGCGGTGGTACCGGCCAAACCGACGGGACCGCAACGGGTCAGAATGATCCTGCTCGGTATCCTGGGGGGGCTGGCCGGCAGCTTCGCCATCCTGCTGCTCCTGGACCACCTGGACGTTTCGGTGCGCCACATCGATTCCCTCAGGTCGCTGGGGGTCCAGGTACTGGCGGTCGTACCGAAGATCGAAAATCCAAGCGAAGCGCTGGCGGTACGAAGGCGCGACTGGTGGTTTTTCAGCCTGGCCGGCATCTATTTCCTGCTGATTCTGGCGACGATCCCGATCGAGTACATGCGGGAAAACTCCTACGACATCCTGAGCGGTGCCGGTATCAGGCAGAATCTGGCGAACCTCAGGGATATGACGTTTCGGTGA
- a CDS encoding polysaccharide biosynthesis/export family protein, which produces MRLAAMLFFLMLFPLPVFAGDYVIGDGDVLDVAVWGVKELNVTVRVRPDGKITIPGLGDVTANGFTPQELQKSLSEKLKQLVKTPIVTVSVKEITNSRVYIFGAGVKSGVFDLSRRTTLLQLLCTIGDVKGADLKRSYVQRNGKTIKTDFEKLFIGGDTKEDIVIESNDAIYFPVLADKNIYVLGAVNTPRLIEYREGMTVMDAVLEAGGFSKFAKQNDTTILRREGGKEVTIPVKAKDLWNERDLSQNPRLKPSDYIIVKEGMF; this is translated from the coding sequence ATAAGGCTGGCAGCGATGTTGTTCTTTCTGATGCTGTTTCCCCTCCCGGTTTTCGCAGGGGATTACGTCATCGGTGACGGGGATGTTCTCGATGTCGCCGTGTGGGGGGTAAAGGAGCTGAACGTCACCGTCAGGGTGAGGCCCGACGGCAAGATCACCATTCCCGGCCTGGGGGATGTCACGGCCAACGGGTTCACACCGCAGGAGCTGCAGAAATCCCTGTCCGAAAAGCTCAAGCAGCTTGTCAAGACCCCGATCGTCACCGTGAGCGTCAAGGAGATCACCAACAGCAGGGTGTATATCTTCGGCGCCGGTGTGAAGTCGGGGGTGTTCGACCTGAGCCGCCGTACCACCCTGCTGCAGCTTTTATGCACAATCGGCGATGTCAAAGGGGCTGATCTCAAACGATCGTACGTGCAGCGGAACGGCAAAACCATCAAGACCGATTTCGAGAAGCTCTTCATCGGCGGAGACACCAAAGAAGACATCGTGATCGAATCCAACGATGCGATCTATTTCCCGGTGCTTGCGGACAAGAACATCTATGTGCTGGGGGCCGTCAACACGCCGCGGCTGATCGAATACCGGGAAGGCATGACCGTGATGGATGCGGTGCTGGAGGCCGGCGGGTTCAGCAAGTTCGCCAAACAGAACGACACGACCATCCTGCGCAGGGAAGGGGGCAAGGAAGTGACAATTCCGGTCAAGGCCAAGGATCTCTGGAACGAGCGGGACCTGTCCCAGAACCCGAGGCTCAAGCCGAGTGACTACATCATCGTCAAGGAAGGCATGTTCTGA
- a CDS encoding TIGR03013 family XrtA/PEP-CTERM system glycosyltransferase, whose amino-acid sequence MESRYRIILLVLGDALAALLSLPAALFVKNGRIPTLGEVHGLGNVMIVGFVLILVFLSFLAQFYGNHRELFAREIAVKTGVSLGMSSIFLSMVSFTSPAYGQGNGILPYAILIFGLLQFLCHVLYRVWVNFPGFARRVLILGVGPIAGHMGKIIPMTDDNYVLSGYVNCSNECCQVPQNSILRNEGGLYETVRRERADKIVVSLSERRGTFPFREVMACKLNGVEVIDAPSFYEQVTGKLLLEGINPSWIIFSDGFKVRTWHRIAKRITDILCALIGILATLPLLPFILLAIRLDSPGPFFYGQERVGEKEKNFVLYKFRTMRADAESETGAVWAQENDSRITRVGSILRKSRIDELPQFINVLRGDMSMVGPRPERPEFVGKLKEVIPYYSERHFVKPGVTGWAQVRYPYGASVEDALEKLRYDLYYIKHISLTFDLMIILETVQVVLFRRGAR is encoded by the coding sequence ATGGAATCTAGATATAGAATCATCCTTCTGGTACTGGGCGATGCGCTTGCAGCACTGCTGTCGCTGCCGGCGGCACTGTTCGTCAAGAACGGACGAATACCCACCCTGGGAGAGGTGCATGGCCTCGGCAACGTAATGATCGTCGGGTTCGTCCTGATCCTGGTCTTCCTGTCGTTTCTGGCCCAATTTTATGGAAACCATCGAGAGCTTTTCGCACGGGAGATCGCAGTCAAAACCGGTGTTTCCCTGGGGATGTCATCGATCTTCCTTTCCATGGTCTCTTTTACCTCTCCGGCCTACGGCCAGGGAAACGGGATACTGCCGTATGCCATCCTCATTTTCGGGCTGCTGCAGTTTCTCTGCCATGTCCTGTACCGGGTCTGGGTCAACTTCCCCGGTTTTGCAAGGAGGGTGCTGATCCTCGGTGTGGGGCCGATTGCAGGGCATATGGGCAAAATCATTCCGATGACGGACGACAACTATGTGCTTTCCGGCTATGTCAACTGCTCCAACGAATGCTGCCAGGTACCGCAGAACTCGATCCTTCGCAATGAAGGGGGGCTGTACGAGACTGTCAGGCGGGAGAGGGCGGACAAGATCGTTGTGTCGCTGTCGGAACGCAGGGGCACTTTCCCGTTCCGGGAGGTCATGGCGTGCAAGCTGAACGGGGTGGAGGTGATCGATGCCCCGTCGTTTTACGAGCAAGTGACCGGCAAGCTGCTGCTGGAGGGAATCAACCCCAGCTGGATAATCTTTTCGGACGGTTTCAAGGTCAGGACCTGGCATCGGATCGCCAAAAGGATCACCGACATCCTCTGCGCCCTGATCGGCATTCTCGCAACGCTCCCGCTGCTCCCGTTCATCCTGCTGGCCATACGGCTCGACTCTCCGGGACCCTTCTTCTACGGCCAGGAACGGGTCGGCGAAAAGGAAAAGAATTTCGTTCTGTACAAGTTCAGGACCATGCGGGCAGACGCCGAAAGCGAAACAGGCGCCGTCTGGGCGCAGGAAAACGATTCCCGCATCACGCGGGTGGGATCGATCCTGCGTAAAAGCCGCATCGACGAGCTGCCCCAGTTCATCAACGTGCTCAGGGGGGACATGAGCATGGTGGGACCGCGCCCCGAAAGACCCGAGTTCGTCGGCAAGCTGAAGGAGGTCATTCCGTATTATTCGGAACGGCACTTCGTAAAGCCCGGCGTTACGGGCTGGGCGCAGGTGCGTTACCCCTACGGGGCGTCGGTCGAGGATGCCCTGGAGAAACTCCGTTACGATCTCTACTACATCAAGCACATCTCTCTGACATTCGATCTGATGATCATTCTTGAAACCGTACAGGTGGTCCTTTTCCGGCGGGGGGCGAGATAG
- the prsT gene encoding XrtA/PEP-CTERM system TPR-repeat protein PrsT, giving the protein MHKKILALAIIVGIAGCSGETSDELYAEGVRKLHDGNASGAIVLFRNALEKDQNFLNARLQLARAYVLAGKYELAEKEFQKVKRLNPSQREIPLDMGRLYNALRKPELAIAQAREYLSIEPESAAALEIMGVAYDIRSMPREAEESFLRALRKEPGKTSTTLELAAHYATRGEAARARKLLEEVVRAEPRNVRAYHLLADLERSAGRNEQALALYAKLAEINTADPLPYYKAGLLKLEMGNVAAAEAAAADLLKRFPKSPEGNRLKGMVLYRRNNFPDAIAALQTANKLRPSVSGYYFLGLSHYHQGELENALSQFRLILDRVPTFIQARLMTGMILLKQKRLDDAVTELSRVVEADGKNAFARNLLGSAYMAKGMYSDGMRELDAATQLDPKLVESHLKKGLFHLSQGRTAEVEADLLTAVRVAPELLNTRLILCSFYMHRKNHAKALSVLKEGLSGKPEDAVLYTGMAKIMLTDNKTAEAVRYLRKAKEINPGSFDASFSLAAYYSARGDASAALGEYSEILRKDPANVGANVRMAALLELSGNDGEALNHYLKAAETRNPTAYQALASHYERKGDNSRALATLEEAARAVPRSAPIMEQKALLYLRDKQYKQALAVIEDIEAFAPERGISLRVGTYVAMQKLPEALKHAQRAIDRKPGSSQGYMLLASVHREQNNLEEAIAALKKGVALDNNPMAALMLANLYAGKGSFDRAMETCSDIVRKLPGFAPAYHAQGIFLEARGRKNEAVAKYRAALAIQDTFTPALNNLAMLCADGYGSREDALRLAESAMALEPANAAVMDTLGYALFRNNRNNEAIRILEKAEALLPGNSTINYHLALAHQASGENRQAVVRLRKALVKQDFAEAQQARSLLARLNP; this is encoded by the coding sequence GTGCATAAAAAAATACTGGCGCTGGCCATCATCGTCGGCATTGCCGGATGCAGCGGTGAAACCAGTGACGAGCTGTATGCCGAAGGGGTCAGGAAACTGCATGACGGCAATGCCAGTGGTGCCATCGTGCTCTTCAGGAATGCGCTGGAAAAGGATCAGAACTTTCTGAATGCCCGGCTGCAGTTGGCCAGGGCCTATGTGCTGGCCGGGAAGTACGAACTCGCCGAGAAGGAGTTCCAGAAGGTAAAGCGGTTGAACCCCAGTCAGCGTGAAATACCGCTGGATATGGGGCGGCTCTACAATGCTCTCCGCAAGCCGGAATTGGCGATCGCCCAGGCCAGGGAATACCTGTCCATCGAGCCCGAATCAGCCGCGGCCCTGGAGATCATGGGAGTCGCCTATGACATCAGATCCATGCCTCGTGAGGCGGAGGAGTCCTTCCTGCGTGCGCTGCGGAAAGAGCCGGGAAAAACCAGCACCACGCTGGAGCTTGCGGCGCACTACGCCACACGGGGGGAGGCAGCCAGGGCCAGGAAGCTTCTGGAAGAGGTCGTCAGGGCCGAACCGCGCAACGTCAGAGCCTATCACCTGCTGGCCGACCTGGAACGCTCCGCCGGCCGCAATGAGCAGGCCCTGGCGCTCTATGCCAAACTGGCGGAGATCAATACCGCCGATCCACTGCCATACTACAAGGCGGGCCTTCTGAAGCTCGAGATGGGAAATGTCGCAGCTGCGGAGGCGGCAGCCGCGGACCTGCTCAAGCGATTCCCCAAAAGTCCCGAAGGGAACCGCCTGAAAGGCATGGTTCTCTATCGCCGCAATAACTTCCCGGATGCGATTGCGGCCCTGCAGACCGCCAATAAGCTGCGCCCGAGCGTCAGCGGATATTACTTCCTGGGGCTCAGCCACTACCACCAGGGAGAACTGGAAAACGCCCTCAGCCAATTCCGGCTGATTCTCGACAGAGTACCCACCTTCATCCAGGCACGGCTTATGACCGGCATGATTCTGCTGAAGCAGAAGCGCCTCGACGACGCCGTTACGGAACTGTCGCGGGTTGTGGAGGCGGACGGCAAAAATGCCTTTGCCCGCAACCTGCTGGGCAGCGCCTACATGGCAAAGGGGATGTATTCCGATGGCATGAGGGAGCTCGATGCGGCAACGCAGCTTGACCCCAAGCTTGTGGAAAGCCACCTCAAGAAGGGGCTGTTTCATCTGAGCCAGGGACGGACGGCCGAAGTGGAGGCGGATCTGCTGACAGCGGTGCGGGTGGCCCCGGAGCTGCTCAACACCCGGCTGATCCTGTGCTCGTTCTACATGCATCGGAAAAACCACGCCAAAGCGTTGTCAGTCCTCAAGGAGGGGCTCTCCGGCAAGCCGGAAGATGCCGTGCTCTATACCGGCATGGCCAAAATCATGCTGACGGACAACAAGACGGCTGAAGCTGTCCGCTACCTGCGCAAGGCAAAGGAGATCAACCCCGGCTCCTTCGATGCCTCCTTTTCCCTGGCCGCCTATTACTCAGCCCGTGGCGATGCCTCCGCCGCGCTGGGGGAATACTCCGAGATCCTACGGAAAGACCCGGCCAACGTGGGGGCCAACGTGCGCATGGCCGCCCTTTTGGAGCTTTCCGGCAATGACGGGGAAGCGCTCAATCATTACCTCAAGGCGGCGGAGACCCGCAATCCGACGGCGTATCAGGCCCTGGCAAGCCATTACGAACGGAAGGGAGACAACTCCAGGGCGCTTGCCACCCTGGAAGAGGCTGCCCGGGCCGTGCCGCGCTCGGCCCCGATCATGGAGCAGAAGGCTCTCCTGTATCTCAGGGACAAACAGTACAAACAGGCCCTGGCAGTCATTGAGGATATCGAGGCCTTCGCACCGGAACGCGGCATCTCCCTGCGGGTGGGCACCTATGTGGCAATGCAGAAACTGCCGGAGGCGCTCAAGCATGCCCAGCGAGCCATAGACCGGAAACCGGGATCATCCCAGGGATACATGCTGCTGGCTTCGGTCCACCGGGAGCAGAACAACCTCGAGGAAGCCATCGCGGCCCTCAAAAAAGGGGTGGCGCTGGACAACAACCCCATGGCAGCCCTGATGCTGGCCAACCTGTATGCCGGGAAGGGGAGCTTTGATCGGGCCATGGAAACCTGCAGCGACATCGTGCGCAAGCTGCCCGGCTTTGCACCCGCCTACCACGCCCAGGGCATTTTCCTGGAGGCCCGGGGTAGAAAGAACGAGGCGGTTGCCAAATATCGCGCCGCACTGGCAATCCAGGACACCTTTACCCCGGCGCTCAACAACCTGGCCATGCTGTGTGCCGACGGATACGGCAGCCGGGAGGATGCCCTGCGTCTGGCGGAGAGTGCCATGGCGCTGGAACCGGCCAATGCTGCTGTCATGGACACGCTGGGGTACGCGCTTTTCAGAAACAACCGCAACAACGAAGCAATCCGCATTCTGGAGAAGGCCGAGGCCTTACTGCCGGGGAACTCTACCATCAATTACCATCTGGCGCTGGCTCATCAGGCTTCGGGCGAGAACCGGCAGGCAGTGGTCAGGTTGCGGAAGGCGCTGGTGAAGCAGGATTTCGCCGAGGCGCAGCAGGCCAGGAGCCTCCTGGCCAGGCTGAATCCGTAA
- a CDS encoding PEP-CTERM sorting domain-containing protein: MRKILPLLACLGLLALGSAGSAVAFSDHIVLNQQLNGNSTFSWQHNLPGDFNPSVDTITSATLSINALANGVDVLLAENSVLIGTLLGPPTQRWDYSSMDFTKDGFNIKNIFASTNVGDKLDISVLAFGQSLALTDSTFTMEFTQGGQGGGGAPVPEPATLLLLGSGLSGLALWGKRRKTA; this comes from the coding sequence ATGAGGAAAATTCTGCCACTGCTGGCCTGCCTGGGGTTGTTGGCCCTGGGGTCAGCGGGTAGCGCCGTCGCTTTCAGCGACCACATAGTGCTGAATCAGCAATTGAACGGAAACAGCACCTTCAGCTGGCAACACAATCTGCCCGGCGATTTCAACCCCTCCGTTGACACCATCACCTCCGCAACCTTGAGCATCAACGCCCTGGCCAATGGTGTGGACGTACTGCTGGCGGAAAACTCGGTGCTGATAGGGACCCTGCTGGGGCCTCCGACGCAGCGCTGGGATTATTCATCCATGGATTTCACCAAGGATGGGTTCAACATCAAGAACATCTTTGCCAGCACCAACGTGGGGGACAAGCTGGACATATCGGTCCTGGCCTTCGGACAATCGCTGGCACTGACCGATTCGACCTTCACCATGGAGTTTACTCAGGGGGGTCAGGGGGGCGGTGGTGCACCGGTTCCGGAACCAGCAACGCTCCTGTTGCTTGGCTCCGGTCTGAGCGGTTTGGCCCTCTGGGGCAAGAGGCGCAAAACAGCCTGA
- a CDS encoding diguanylate cyclase domain-containing protein, producing the protein MSTTAKILVAEDDVNGAHYLSQSLNRLGYSVTDVVHAGEDVIGNVAREQPDLILMDVTLNGEIDGIRAAEILHVDYDIPIIYLTAHTDNEVFQRAQITVPHGYLVKPFDITHLQHAIEIALSKHGYEKWLKESESRYRTIFEVSGSAMMIINELGATTMVNGEFQRLTGYSREDAESGKNWSEFFQDEDRAAIADLQQQACQQGGTGDHRPELRLRVRDGGTRIVTIDIRPVPASSTMIVSMNDITGLKRAEKEIGQLNDELSKINADLMQEIAERKKVEKQLKHQADHDPLTGLPNRVLLFDRLKQAFAFDDRHNSLLALMMLDLDNFKSINDTMGHLSGDILLKKVAKRLQQCMRQYDTVGRIGGDEFVIVANDIQNIHDIIKFAEKVKGLFEQPFEIIGQQVYATTSIGVAVYPIHGTSVKMLMSKADAAMYTAKNSGKNAYCFYSSAMDMKEPEHSQMRARRRTVNQGPETGDQGPGKPLESGAGDQGPGTGKTYGDL; encoded by the coding sequence ATGTCGACCACCGCAAAGATCCTGGTAGCCGAGGACGATGTAAACGGAGCCCATTATCTGAGCCAGTCGCTCAACAGGCTGGGATACAGCGTTACCGATGTGGTCCACGCCGGAGAGGATGTCATCGGCAACGTGGCCAGGGAACAGCCCGACCTGATCCTGATGGATGTGACTCTCAACGGCGAGATCGACGGAATCAGGGCAGCGGAGATTCTGCACGTTGATTACGATATCCCCATCATCTACCTCACCGCCCACACGGACAACGAGGTGTTCCAGCGCGCCCAGATAACGGTTCCTCACGGTTATCTCGTCAAGCCCTTTGACATAACCCACCTCCAGCATGCCATCGAGATCGCGCTGAGCAAACATGGCTACGAGAAGTGGCTGAAAGAGAGCGAAAGCAGGTACCGCACCATCTTCGAGGTGAGCGGCAGCGCCATGATGATCATCAACGAGCTGGGCGCGACGACCATGGTCAATGGCGAGTTCCAGCGACTGACGGGCTATTCCCGGGAGGATGCGGAAAGCGGAAAGAACTGGAGCGAGTTTTTCCAGGATGAGGACCGCGCGGCAATCGCCGACCTCCAGCAGCAGGCGTGCCAGCAGGGCGGCACGGGAGACCATCGCCCGGAGCTCAGGCTCAGGGTCAGGGATGGCGGTACCAGGATCGTCACCATCGATATACGGCCGGTTCCGGCCAGTTCGACCATGATCGTCTCCATGAACGACATCACCGGACTCAAGCGGGCCGAAAAGGAAATCGGTCAGCTCAACGACGAACTCTCGAAGATCAATGCAGATTTAATGCAGGAAATCGCCGAACGCAAAAAGGTCGAAAAACAGCTCAAACACCAGGCCGACCACGATCCATTGACCGGCCTTCCCAACCGGGTGCTTCTCTTCGATCGCCTGAAGCAGGCTTTTGCCTTCGATGACCGGCACAATTCGCTGCTGGCACTGATGATGCTCGATCTGGACAATTTCAAATCGATCAACGACACCATGGGACATCTCTCCGGCGACATCCTGCTGAAAAAGGTAGCCAAACGGCTGCAGCAATGCATGCGCCAGTACGACACCGTTGGCCGGATCGGCGGAGACGAGTTCGTGATCGTGGCCAACGATATCCAGAACATCCACGACATCATCAAGTTTGCCGAAAAGGTCAAGGGCCTGTTCGAACAGCCTTTCGAGATCATCGGCCAGCAGGTCTACGCCACCACCAGCATCGGCGTGGCGGTCTATCCGATCCATGGAACCAGCGTCAAGATGCTGATGTCAAAGGCCGATGCCGCCATGTATACCGCCAAGAATTCGGGTAAAAACGCCTATTGCTTCTACTCGAGCGCAATGGACATGAAAGAGCCGGAACACAGCCAGATGAGGGCACGCCGCCGCACGGTGAACCAGGGACCGGAGACCGGGGATCAGGGACCGGGAAAACCTTTAGAATCAGGGGCCGGAGACCAGGGACCAGGGACCGGGAAAACCTATGGGGATCTTTGA
- a CDS encoding Crp/Fnr family transcriptional regulator: protein MKNSTALDHRHTLEKIPLFSCLLADKRAKLQQIISEKHYKKNSIILMEDDSKNYMYVIFSGKIKVVRVNPDGKEQILVIRKRGDFFGEMTLLDGKAQPATIVAMEDATVGLISKSDFEQFFMKDENVLKQIIALLCERLRESWMLLRVLSLSDAETRVRAVLAHISSVYGVKDLRGIIIPFKLTHKEIADHAALTRETVSRLLSRLSQSGEIEIIDNKNIVLKSNFEKPY, encoded by the coding sequence ATGAAAAACTCCACTGCCCTTGACCATCGACACACGCTGGAAAAAATTCCGCTGTTTTCCTGTCTGTTGGCCGACAAGCGGGCCAAACTGCAACAGATCATCTCGGAGAAACACTATAAGAAGAATTCGATCATCCTGATGGAGGATGACTCCAAGAACTACATGTACGTGATTTTTTCGGGAAAGATCAAAGTCGTGCGGGTCAACCCGGACGGCAAGGAGCAGATCCTGGTCATCCGCAAACGGGGGGATTTTTTCGGAGAAATGACGCTGCTGGACGGGAAGGCGCAGCCGGCGACGATTGTGGCCATGGAAGACGCCACCGTGGGCCTGATCTCCAAAAGTGACTTCGAGCAGTTTTTCATGAAAGATGAAAACGTGCTGAAGCAGATCATCGCGCTCCTCTGCGAACGGCTGAGGGAGTCATGGATGCTGCTGAGGGTCCTGAGCCTCAGTGATGCCGAAACCAGGGTCCGGGCCGTGCTGGCGCACATCAGTTCGGTCTATGGCGTCAAAGACCTGCGGGGCATCATCATTCCTTTCAAGCTGACCCACAAGGAAATCGCGGATCATGCGGCCCTCACCAGGGAAACAGTCAGCAGGCTGCTCTCCCGCCTGAGCCAGTCGGGGGAGATCGAAATCATCGACAACAAGAACATCGTGCTGAAGTCGAATTTCGAGAAACCGTATTAG